The genomic stretch GatctacttcttcagcactgccttcattttcttcgtcatcttcttcttcttcttcttcatcgtgTTCGTCAGAAGATGACATgaagtcgtcttcatcgGCCAACTTCAACCTCTTCCTTTCCTCTTGTTCAACCTTAAGTCTCCATGTATACTTTTTATGCAGTGTAGATCTCTCAATCTTCGGTAAGTTTGCGAATCCAAACCCTGAACCACTACCTCCAAATTTAGCTGGACGGTTATCtacaaaagaagatgttgtCGAAGCAGTAGTTTCACCAAATTCAGATAAGGAGTCTGCGTCAGAATCTTGATCATCTATTTCAGAATTTTCGCTCTTATCTTTGATGGAAGATTCCTCCTGAGTGGGTTCGCCATAAAATTGACCATCATCTTCGTCCCATTCCTTAACTTCCCTTGTTTCGTAAAGTACATCCTTTGTCCATTCGTCTGCTCTTCCTTGCCTTTCGAGTTCTAAAGCTTCTATCatatcttctctttttgtcAGTTTACCCCTTCCTAAGTTCTTGGATGCCGTCAAAATGCTAGTATCTATCTTTGTTTTGGACAATTTTTCCAATaaatctttcttttcctctCTCTTTAACTGATGGTCTATATACTTGTCAAGTCTCTTTCTCTTAGACCTCGACATTTTGGACTCCTTCTGGTTTTCGGCATATAGGGTGGCTTCCAAAGTTCTCTTGCGTTCCAAtttttcttcgtctgtCATGGGCTTTAGTATTTCAGAATTGGAgttttcttcgttgaaaAGTTTAGTAGGATCTACATTCGCAGCTGCTGGCTCATCTCCATTGattgcttcttctgtggGTCTATTGAACTGTTTGTTTCTGACTTTCCTTAAGGCTGCCTGCTTAGCAAGCATGCCTGAACGAGCCTTCTCGTTAAATCTCTTTCTATATTTCCCCATTGGTCGCTGATCTCGATAATTTTGAATATATACTTCTATGCTGatatatttttcattaaATAAATTTGTATGCACTTGCATATAACCGAGAAGACCTCACGTGACAAGAAAGTATTTGGAGAAATATCACTCTAAGTACAAGCATGGGGTCCTTGGTCAGACAGTGTACTAGAGGCAAGTTCTCGTTTAATGTAAACTTCATGAAGAAGTCTTAGTTTTGATCTTAATGGTCGACAAAATGTAGTAGGCATGTTCTTAGTAATGAATATTACAATATGGCTGCGAATTCTGTGAATTCTAGCGATAATTGCGAAACAAGAATGTCTCAATTCAGAATGCATTTATTCAGGCAAACGAATCAAATTGACGAATTTGGCATTTCCATAGTATCACAATACTTGTTGATAGTATAATATGACTAGATTTCCACTCCGATACCCATTAATAGCAATTTGTTGGCTGTCTCATCACTTGCTTAAACGGCTCATCTTGCACGTGATCGAACAGGAAACAATTTTGTGGAGAAAGGGACTATTTTAGATTCATCTGCTTATCGACTACCAGTCATACGAGTTCCGAAAGCTAGAGCAACTGGTTCAACATGAATAATTCAGATCTCCATAAACATTGTAAGTATATCCACTAAATCAAAGAGCAGAAAAGTCACTGATGTGTGATTTTTGTTCCACTTCTCGATGAATACCTCATTGTGAGATTGTAGTTCAATTTACTGACTATGACAAGTGATACACACGACGTTGACGTCCAACTCAACCACGCTTTATACCTATGAGAATCATCAGCTTATTCCCCTCATAAACAATCTAAATTGTTCTGAGATCATTTCTCAGGAATTAGGGTTGATCAATGCTTCGAAAACTTTAGTAGGTTCTATTCCTCTCACTACCAATTCCACCAATATGCGACTTCTGCTTTATTTCATGAAGAAATCGTTAACCAATGCCGATGGAAGTAGTGATATGATCACGGTAGTGACGATAGCGCATGCAAATGTAAACAAAACGCTCGTGTtgacaatattgaaaaagattACGGATAAGTACATCGAATTCAGGCTCGATTCTGATCCTACTAAAAGTGACCAGCCACAACAATTGAAGCATAAAATGGGAGAATTCAAGCCTTACATGAATCAAATCATAAAGTTTGAAGAGATAAACTACGACACAAACCAGCGAATGTATAGCTATGGAAATCGAAATGATGGCACTGACAATGAAACTTCTGCATTGCTTGGAAGCTCGAGTTCGGACCAAATCAACCCCAACCAGCTTCTTTTGGCAaacgaagaagtagaagaagtcagGCAATTCATGTTGGAGAACATCAATAAACTCCTCAGTCGAGGAGATAAAATCAACCTGTTGGTTGATCAAACAGATAGGttaacaacttcatctctGGTTTTCCAGAAACGGTCACAGCAGATCCGTAGAAAAATGTGGCTAAGTAAATCAAAATTCATGCTCACTATTGTAGGAGTGGctatcttcatcatttaCATCCTCTTGGGGTCCCTGTGTGGATTCCCATTGTTTGACCATTGCATCCATCACTGATAGAAAAAAAGTTCCATACTGAAAGCAAAGGTAGATTACTATAGCGAACGGTAGGTCTATTTATACGTTTCAAAACTTGCTTATATATAATACATATGCTCCAATTATACATATTCTCTAATTCTAGTTTTCGCCGTCGTCACTTGAGTTGTCTCGACCTTCGTCGTCTTgatcttcgtcttcttgtTCAGTTCCTCCAAGCtcggcttcttctttggacAATGCAGCAATTGGATTtacatctacttcttctacgtCCAAGGAATCGTTATGGGTATTTTCTGGTTCGTCATCTTTTTCTACCTCGTCATCGTCCATCTCTTCGTCCTCcacttcttcctcttcgtcttcttcgtcgtcgtcatcgttAGTCTTCACCTGAGAACCAACTGCTGACTCGCTGTTGGTTTTAAGCTTCTTAGTTTGAGGGAAATCGTCAGACTTATCTTCTGAATTAGAAACAACAGCTGCAGCCTTGGTGTCAGACTTCACTTTTTTCTTGAGTGCTACATTGCTTTCATAGGCACTCAATTTGTGCTTGACCTCAGGAATAAACCCAGCAAACTCCGCTCTCTCCAAGGCATGAATAATATCCTGGGTGGAGATGGTCTTTCTGGTTCCCTCTTTAGATAACTGACGAGCATGGAAAAGGATATAAGATACAAAGACAGTTGCCGAACGCTGCAATGCCGTCATCGAGTCCTTAGCCAAAATCATATTGCTACCTTCATCGCCAGCTATTATGTTTTTAGCAAGTTTCTGCACTGACGATCTGGGAAACAAGATATCATCTATAGATACAAGCTCGGCATCTTTGTTGGGCTGAGGGTATTGGCCATCGGCATTCTTTCTCCATCCCTTTGGTGGCATTGTGTGTGTTTCTATGAGTTGGATATAATCTAGGATGGGCTTATTGATAGCAAAACTGATTTGAATCTGTGGATACAGTATTGTACGCGTCTTTTTGTAACGGTTCAGTTTCAGTCCAACTTTTGTCTATAGTACGCGTCTAATATCAGCACTTGTTTCTTCTCAATTGTTGAGTACTAATACTAGCAGAAGAGAGTCAATAGGTATTTATGGCGAAAAACAAATCGTATATCCCGTATGTACTGAACTTACGTGAATATATGTGGAATTTTTCGAGCGCGCAACATTTTTTCACCCTTCCCCAGCGAAAAAAGATTTCCACACTATCAGATGGCATAGTTGATTTCCCCATAGCGATTGAAGGATCCTCTTCTTTAGATTCTTTGGACTCTCGTCTCTTGTTCCGAATTCTTATCTCACATAGGATCCATGTCTGATGGGCGAACGCAGGCAAAGAAGTCCGTGCCCAAGGATGAGGGATATGATAACGGCTTCTATGGCGTATTGGACAAACCCAACATAAAGACCGTGCTCTTTGGCAATTACCGATTCAATACGTGGTACGGCAATGCAGCGTATTTCAACGCTTACGATACAGCCCATATGGCTTTGGGATACGACTTTTCCAATCGTATCGCCTCAGATCCCAGTTTGCGGGCTCGGAAACGATCTAGATCTACGTCTATGGTTGCTTCGTCTTCTATGACATCCAATAATGGAAACCACGATGGAAATCGTGAAAATTCCATAGATACAAATCAAAACGAAAATTCAGCAAAAATTACGAGGTTGTCTAAAGCTGCAGCTCGAAAAGCAAATGCAAACTCGACCCATAGCAACTTTACAGGTACAGTCACAAATACTGAAAACTCCAACATCGATAATAACCATAATGATGACGACTACTGGTTGAACGAACTTTATGTATGCGAGTACTGTTTCAAATATACCTCCAATTCACACGAGATGCAACAGCACAGAGTGGTCTGCTCATATAATGTGGCCAGACCGAAAGTGGGAAAGCTCTTGTATCGAGATGACCATACCCCATATCTCATACGAGAAGTGCGAGGATTCACTGATCCTCTTTTCTGTCAGAACCTCTGTTTGTTTGGTAAGCTCTTTCTCGACGATAAATCTGTGTACTACAACATCGACcatttcaacttctatATTGTTTACGGCTATGACAACGATGTAAATGCTGACCCTTACACTGAACAACACTTCAAACCCATGggtttcttttcaaagGAAATGCTAGCTTACGATAACGACAATAACCTAGCATGCATCTGTGTATTTCCCCCGTTTCAAAGACGGCACTTGGGCTCATTGCTAATAGAGTTTCTGTACGCGTTGGCGCATGTCACTCCTGGCCAATACCACAGTGGACCTGAATTCCCACTCTCTCCGTATGGCAAGGTTAGCTACCTTCGGTTCTGGTCCAAAAAGTTGGCTAGTGTGATAACTTCGCATTTCAAGCCTGGTCTGTCGTTCAGTTTGAATGATATTTCCGACTTCACCGGGTTTAGAAAGGAAGATATCTTGCTCACGTTGGAGTACATGAaactcttgaagaaagacCTGCGGGGCAATGTGAAGTTGCTCCTTggaaatcttcaagaatggtGCACTGCCAATAATGTTGACCCGAACCAGGAGAAGTCTATGATGAATACTGAGTACCTTCTACTATAATCTCCATTGTAATATTTGTCACAATACGATCCTACATAATCCCTTTTCATATTCTATCATAACTCTTATTATAGCATCTTGAGTGGAATTAGTCCACTCTTGAATCCCTTGTATATTATTGTAACATTACTACTGAACATCACAtacaaacttgaagatctaTACAATTCATTAGCGTAGCTGCAGAAATGCATCCAATAACACCGAAGACGGAGGCTCGTTTTGTTTGTTTTTCTCAAAGACGTTCCAGAACCGTAAAGTTTCGTCCCCAGCACCAGTAACAATAGTCTCGCCATCTGGTGACAACGACAAGTACAAGACTCTATAGGTGTGTCCTGTCAATTGGGCTATTTGTTGCATAGAAGGATACTTCCACACTATGATCTGATTCCTCGAATAGCCATGGGTAGAAACCAATTCATTGGAGTTCTTGGACCAGATTAAATTACAGACCTGCGAGCCAGTATTTACATCATGCACTAAGTTACCAGTAAGAGTATTCCATGTCTTGATGGTCTTATCAGCTGTACCACCTCCTGAAGCTAGTATGCCTCGTTGGTGGGGGGACCATGCTATAGCCTTCACAGCAGCACTATGGTCTGTGAATTGATGCAACGGTTTGGGATTCAAACCATCCCAAACAAAGAGCTTGTTGTCGTTGCCACCACTGGCTAATTTGTTCTCTTCTACATTCCATTTCAAACCACAGACTTCCTGTTTGTGACTTTCAAATTTGTTGACATAGTGGTTTTCCACTCTGACGTCTCGATTGAGGATGCTTCGGTCTCTAGATCCACTGGATAGTATGTGTTCGTTCCATGCCAAAGAGCTCACACGCAAGCTGTGACCTGTCATGGTTCTAACACATTTGATTTTGGTGGCATCCCAGATTTCTACTAGACCCTTTGAAGTGCCAATTGCGAGATGGGTTCCTGAACCTATCCAGTTCAAACTGGTGACTTTATCTTTGTTAGCTAGATTGCAGAGACGGTCTACTGATTGAGTAGCTCCGTCCCAGAGATACACGCTGTCACCCAAGCCTACTGCCAAAATGTCCTGTTGACCCCAATCAACCAAGTTGAGGTAGAAATCGTCAGATAGCTCAGGAGCATCCAAGACTCTGTACGGCACTTTGGAGATACTGCGAGGTTTCTTTTGTGGAGAAAGTAGAAGTTTCTGCGATTCCTGTCGCACCGGAGACAACGAGTAGAGCTCCTGCTGGAGATCACGCGAGATAGGCCGTGATTTTTGGGGTGACTGGTAGGTAAAAAGGTTCGTTTTTCTACGTGGAGTTCTCGTGACATCGTCTACATCGTGTAAATTAGAGCCTCCGTTAATGGTATTGccattgttgttgttaCTACTTGGAGAGCTGTCGTTGTGAGAGTTGGATGTTGATCCCGAAGAGCCAGTGCCTAACCGAGGAGTTGAAGATACGGAGGGTCTGGGAGGTGTTCCAGTAATGTTGGCACCACCATCAGCGATGGAACGAGTTGACGATTGTAAACCGTTGCTTGAACTGCTCGGCCTAATCGTATTGGGTTTTCCTAAAGTTTTCCTAGAGCTCGAAAGTCCTGACGACAAGTTGGCTGTGGCCATCGGAACATTATCGCCGAATAGCTCTGCCTTCAACACCGTCGAAAACGTCCGGttagcttcttcttctttacGGATTTCGATCTCGTTGTCAGCATTGTTACTACGAAGATCAGGTATCACTTCTTCGTTGGATAAGCTGAATGCTGCTTGGAGATCTATGCCCGTTCTATTGGGGATATATCTATCGCTGAATATAGACTTATTGTTGCGACGTCTTGGAGAAGTCGACGGCAATATGGGAGCATCGTTAAGCTTGGGTGGATCCAAGCTGCGTGTGGATCTGGAAGGCGACCGTGGAGTCTCAAACACATTGATGGtgttgttattattgttgccACGGCTGGGTATATTGATATGCTGTGAGGTGTTTCTAGAACTGCTACTATTGAGATTACTATTATTGCTCATATTGGAAGGAAATAGTAAATAGTAATAGCAATAGCAAGTAGACGTAGCAGATATTTAGTGGTACAGGTGATAGATAGTTTTGATATATGGTATAAGGATAATACAATAGAAGATTATTGGCGTAGCAAATACTGAGTGAGACTCTGACAAAGATCTATAACGATTACGTTTATGTGGGAGGAGAACGGATGGACCCAAATATGGAAATAGATATAATGCTgcaaattgaaaacaaCAGGGACTGCAAAATTGGAGGGCTTAGTGTCTAGGCCGGTGAAacaaagtgaaaaaatgAACAGAAACAATGAATAGGAATAATATGGGTTCTTGTAGATGCCGTTTTAAGGTGGTGGTTTTCAGAATTAAAGTTGACCTGGGATATCGCATGGATTTGTCACGTGCAATATCATGTGAGAGGAGGTGATAAAGATGGGCTACCACAGCTTGGGTGCTGATGGCATGAGTTATAGAGCACTTGTTGTGGTATGAGTTCAGATGTTA from Scheffersomyces stipitis CBS 6054 chromosome 2, complete sequence encodes the following:
- a CDS encoding predicted protein: MRLSLYFMKKSLTNADGSSDMITVVTIAHANVNKTLVLTILKKITDKYIEFRLDSDPTKSDQPQQLKHKMGEFKPYMNQIIKFEEINYDTNQRMYSYGNRNDGTDNETSALLGSSSSDQINPNQLLLANEEVEEVRQFMLENINKLLSRGDKINSLVDQTDRLTTSSSVFQKRSQQIRRKMWLSKSKFMLTIVGVAIFIIYILLGSSCGFPLFDHCIHH
- a CDS encoding predicted protein, with the protein product MPPKGWRKNADGQYPQPNKDAELVSIDDILFPRSSVQKLAKNIIAGDEGSNMILAKDSMTALQRSATVFVSYILFHARQLSKEGTRKTISTQDIIHALERAEFAGFIPEVKHKLSAYESNVALKKKVKSDTKAAAVVSNSEDKSDDFPQTKKLKTNSESAVGSQVKTNDDDDEEDEEEEVEDEEMDDDEVEKDDEPENTHNDSLDVEEVDVNPIAALSKEEAELGGTEQEDEDQDDEGRDNSSDDGEN
- a CDS encoding predicted protein (go_component nucleus~go_funtion nucleic acid binding; zinc ion binding), whose translation is MSDGRTQAKKSVPKDEGYDNGFYGVLDKPNIKTVLFGNYRFNTWYGNAAYFNAYDTAHMALGYDFSNRIASDPSTVTNTENSNIDNNHNDDDYWLNELYVCEYCFKYTSNSHEMQQHRVVCSYNVARPKVGKLLYRDDHTPYLIREVRGFTDPLFCQNLCLFGKLFLDDKSVYYNIDHFNFYIVYGYDNDVNADPYTEQHFKPMGFFSKEMLAYDNDNNLACICVFPPFQRRHLGSLLIEFSYALAHVTPGQYHSGPEFPLSPYGKVSYLRFWSKKLASVITSHFKPGSSFSLNDISDFTGFRKEDILLTLEYMKLLKKDSRGNVKLLLGNLQEWCTANNVDPNQEKSMMNTEYLLL
- the CDH1 gene encoding substrate-specific activator of APC-dependent proteolysis, yielding MSNNSNLNSSSSRNTSQHINIPSRGNNNNNTINVFETPRSPSRSTRSLDPPKLNDAPILPSTSPRRRNNKSIFSDRYIPNRTGIDLQAAFSLSNEEVIPDLRSNNADNEIEIRKEEEANRTFSTVLKAELFGDNVPMATANLSSGLSSSRKTLGKPNTIRPSSSSNGLQSSTRSIADGGTGSSGSTSNSHNDSSPSSNNNNGNTINGGSNLHDVDDVTRTPRRKTNLFTYQSPQKSRPISRDLQQELYSLSPVRQESQKLLLSPQKKPRSISKVPYRVLDAPELSDDFYLNLVDWGQQDILAVGLGDSVYLWDGATQSVDRLCNLANKDKVTSLNWIGSGTHLAIGTSKGLVEIWDATKIKCVRTMTGHSLRVSSLAWNEHILSSGSRDRSILNRDVRVENHYVNKFESHKQEVCGLKWNVEENKLASGGNDNKLFVWDGLNPKPLHQFTDHSAAVKAIAWSPHQRGILASGGGTADKTIKTWNTLTGNLVHDVNTGSQVCNLIWSKNSNELVSTHGYSRNQIIVWKYPSMQQIAQLTGHTYRVLYLSLSPDGETIVTGAGDETLRFWNVFEKNKQNEPPSSVLLDAFSQLR